In bacterium, one DNA window encodes the following:
- a CDS encoding T9SS type A sorting domain-containing protein encodes MTDFDTSVVNVTLNQAPIANAGNDSTLFQCTPAPICVTASCSDPNGNLSTCQLVSGPGTYNGSAICFTPAGAGVFTFVLKATDACGATDFDTSVVTVTLNQPPVASMGNDSTLFQCGAAPICIPASCSDPNGNLSTCQLVSGPGSYNGSDVCFTPAGAGVFTFVLKATDACGATDFDTAVVTVALNLPPVANAGRDSTLFQCAPAQICITAGCSDPDANLTNCELTSGPGTLNGGGICFTPAASGIYTFIVKATDACGLTDFDTSVVNVTLNQAPVATVGNDSTLFQCTPAPICIAAACSDPNGNLSTCQLVSGPGTYNGSTICFTPASSGSYTLVLKATDACGLTDFDTSVVNVTLNVAPIANAGRDSTLFQCTPAPICIAASCSDANANLSTCNLISGPGTYNGSQICFTPAGAGTFTFVLQATDACGATDLDTSVVTVTSNSAPVVTCPGNQTLFVCNLNQICIDGFSATDAENNIASYQVTGGTIQGNQLCFTPVAGPNMIRVIAIDACGLADTCVTTVTITLNTPPVANAGADQNLNCRTSGDPICWNVSCTDVDAGTLTCELVSPVGTLSGNQICFAPTASGSYTFIMKATDQCGAIDYDTAVVTVRLNVGPEIALPAGDTTFACLDEPMIPWCVPFTYSDPNGNASNVVVTGLPGAVLNYSNGSGTLCFTPPAVTAQYDFTLTVTDSCGLTAQAQHQQLVAMIDCDTATCFVMQIEKTHNSLQGQYEFVSVFIESEALEMGGFDLLIKYDNSGLSFVDAKPGQLLTSCGWEYFTYRYGAIGNCGGPCPSGLLRIVAVADANNGPNHPSCYGAPDSDQHEIAVLKFLVTNDRTFECQYLPVTFFWIDCGDNAVSTVTGDTLYIDKRIYSFEGQMLWDELDNALYPDASRPFGLGAGDYCLLGDKYYPIRCIEFIEGGIDVVCADSIDAPGDLNLNGIAYEIADAVLYTNYFLYGIAALDPDPTRREAQIAASDVNQDGTVLSVGDLVYLLRVIMGDALPFPKLAPFANSASVKWQSGELSINSSTDIGALRAKFRVGDSYQLVGMSGMETLSHEENGEVSVLIYSGLADMGRRIAAGTSQVLHIVGDAELIEIEAADFEGNMLNLSVSKSSLPTEFALGQNRPNPFNPNTQIELDLPSTSEWKIEIFNITGQLVKTLSGSGVGRVVVDWDGSGAPSGVYFYRATAGAFSETRKMVLLK; translated from the coding sequence TTGACGGACTTTGACACATCGGTAGTCAATGTCACACTCAATCAAGCACCGATTGCGAATGCCGGCAACGATTCGACATTATTCCAGTGTACACCGGCTCCGATCTGTGTGACTGCATCCTGCAGTGACCCGAACGGCAACCTTTCGACCTGTCAGTTAGTCTCAGGTCCGGGTACCTACAACGGCTCAGCGATCTGCTTCACTCCGGCTGGTGCTGGTGTCTTCACCTTCGTTCTGAAGGCGACCGACGCTTGCGGAGCAACCGACTTTGATACTTCAGTAGTAACTGTAACACTCAACCAGCCGCCGGTAGCGAGCATGGGCAATGACTCAACGCTCTTCCAGTGCGGTGCAGCTCCGATTTGTATTCCGGCTTCGTGCTCTGATCCGAACGGTAACTTGTCGACCTGTCAGCTTGTCTCAGGTCCCGGTTCCTACAACGGCTCTGATGTCTGCTTCACTCCGGCTGGCGCTGGTGTCTTCACCTTCGTTCTGAAAGCGACCGACGCTTGCGGAGCGACGGACTTTGATACGGCAGTCGTGACGGTAGCACTCAATCTTCCGCCGGTAGCCAATGCGGGACGCGATTCGACGCTGTTCCAGTGTGCTCCGGCGCAGATCTGCATCACGGCTGGCTGCAGTGATCCCGATGCCAATCTTACCAATTGCGAATTGACTTCCGGTCCGGGAACGCTTAACGGCGGCGGCATCTGCTTCACGCCGGCAGCTTCCGGAATCTATACCTTTATAGTGAAAGCGACTGATGCTTGCGGTTTGACCGACTTCGATACCTCGGTAGTCAACGTCACGCTGAATCAAGCTCCGGTTGCGACGGTCGGAAACGACTCGACGTTGTTCCAGTGCACACCGGCTCCGATCTGTATTGCTGCAGCTTGCAGTGATCCGAATGGTAACTTGTCAACTTGTCAGTTAGTCTCAGGTCCGGGCACCTACAATGGCTCGACGATCTGCTTCACACCGGCATCTTCGGGAAGCTACACCTTGGTTCTCAAAGCCACGGATGCTTGCGGATTGACGGACTTCGATACGTCGGTCGTCAATGTCACACTTAACGTGGCACCGATTGCCAATGCTGGACGCGACTCGACGTTGTTCCAGTGTACACCGGCACCGATTTGCATTGCGGCTTCGTGCAGTGATGCCAATGCAAACTTGTCGACCTGCAACTTGATCTCCGGACCGGGCACCTACAACGGTTCGCAGATTTGCTTCACACCTGCAGGTGCAGGCACGTTCACTTTCGTACTGCAAGCAACCGATGCTTGTGGAGCGACTGATCTTGATACTTCGGTAGTGACGGTGACGAGCAACTCAGCTCCAGTTGTTACCTGTCCGGGCAATCAAACGCTGTTTGTCTGTAATCTGAATCAGATTTGCATCGATGGTTTCTCGGCAACTGATGCCGAAAATAACATCGCTTCATATCAGGTAACTGGCGGTACGATTCAGGGCAATCAGCTCTGCTTCACGCCGGTAGCTGGTCCCAATATGATCAGAGTAATCGCGATTGACGCTTGTGGATTGGCTGACACGTGCGTTACAACTGTCACAATTACTCTTAACACTCCGCCGGTTGCGAACGCCGGAGCGGACCAGAACTTGAACTGCCGCACTTCCGGCGATCCGATTTGTTGGAATGTCTCATGCACCGATGTCGACGCAGGAACTCTCACGTGTGAGTTGGTGTCGCCGGTCGGTACTTTGAGCGGCAATCAAATCTGTTTCGCGCCAACGGCGTCGGGAAGCTACACCTTCATTATGAAAGCGACCGACCAATGCGGCGCTATTGATTACGACACTGCAGTGGTTACGGTACGTCTCAATGTCGGGCCGGAGATTGCCCTTCCAGCAGGCGATACGACCTTTGCGTGCCTTGATGAACCAATGATCCCGTGGTGCGTGCCGTTCACCTACTCCGACCCCAACGGCAATGCAAGCAATGTTGTAGTGACGGGATTGCCGGGAGCAGTTCTCAACTACTCCAATGGCAGCGGGACACTCTGCTTTACGCCGCCTGCGGTCACGGCACAATATGATTTCACATTGACAGTCACCGATAGTTGCGGACTAACGGCACAGGCGCAGCATCAGCAGTTGGTCGCGATGATTGACTGCGATACGGCGACCTGCTTCGTGATGCAGATTGAGAAAACGCACAATTCGCTTCAGGGCCAGTACGAGTTCGTCTCGGTGTTTATCGAATCGGAAGCACTCGAAATGGGCGGATTTGATCTGCTGATCAAGTACGACAATTCGGGATTGAGCTTTGTCGATGCTAAACCGGGACAGCTTTTGACCTCCTGCGGTTGGGAGTACTTTACCTACCGTTACGGAGCAATCGGAAATTGCGGCGGTCCGTGTCCGAGCGGATTGTTGCGAATCGTGGCAGTCGCTGACGCTAACAACGGACCTAACCATCCAAGTTGTTATGGTGCGCCTGATAGCGATCAGCATGAGATAGCGGTATTGAAATTCCTGGTAACAAATGACCGCACTTTTGAGTGTCAATACTTGCCGGTAACGTTCTTCTGGATCGACTGCGGAGATAACGCGGTGTCGACAGTAACCGGTGATACTTTGTACATCGACAAGCGCATCTACTCATTCGAAGGTCAGATGCTTTGGGATGAACTTGATAACGCGCTGTATCCCGATGCTTCCAGACCGTTTGGTCTTGGTGCCGGCGACTATTGCTTGCTCGGAGACAAGTACTACCCGATTCGCTGCATCGAGTTCATTGAAGGCGGTATCGATGTGGTATGCGCCGACTCGATCGATGCGCCGGGCGACTTGAACCTTAACGGCATCGCCTACGAAATCGCAGATGCGGTATTATATACGAACTACTTCTTGTATGGCATAGCGGCACTCGATCCAGACCCGACGCGTCGCGAGGCTCAGATTGCGGCATCCGATGTAAATCAGGACGGCACTGTTCTGAGTGTCGGCGACTTGGTTTACTTGTTGCGCGTGATTATGGGCGACGCCCTGCCGTTCCCGAAGCTTGCACCATTTGCTAACTCGGCGAGCGTTAAGTGGCAGAGCGGTGAACTGTCGATCAATTCAAGTACCGATATCGGCGCGCTACGGGCTAAGTTCCGTGTGGGCGACTCGTATCAGCTTGTTGGAATGAGCGGCATGGAAACTCTCTCGCATGAAGAGAATGGCGAAGTGAGTGTGCTGATTTACTCCGGTCTTGCGGATATGGGCCGGCGAATTGCAGCCGGCACAAGCCAGGTGCTGCACATTGTCGGCGATGCTGAATTGATTGAAATTGAAGCGGCGGACTTTGAGGGCAACATGCTGAACCTCAGTGTCAGTAAGTCTTCACTGCCGACCGAGTTTGCGCTTGGACAGAATCGTCCGAATCCATTCAATCCGAATACACAGATCGAACTTGACCTTCCCTCAACTTCTGAGTGGAAGATCGAGATCTTCAACATTACTGGACAGTTGGTGAAGACGCTCTCTGGAAGCGGAGTTGGCCGAGTAGTTGTGGACTGGGATGGTTCGGGTGCACCGTCGGGAGTCTACTTCTATCGTGCGACTGCCGGCGCATTTAGTGAAACCAGAAAAATGGTTCTCCTTAAGTAG
- a CDS encoding right-handed parallel beta-helix repeat-containing protein yields the protein MFERRKLIIGLMLSFLLLLAASMQAATIEIKTFGDYGWRSDDTRNSAGTDLVGINFTNAGKPGQTPTAADDAAIAQQIKFAGGPLGATYGGVVSMDGTLGNNGKSNISTINTTSFFAPASDLVGGSFTATYGWYMQPNPTVRTLAFKIGIQSIHWGTGVGQSQNGYTALRSGESEWDLVLVHVDGAPVANAWNTPTVDLNNGQWYLYRQASNANWVGIAGSLPPAGPNTLAGWQADGVWGPILFGAGANISSIQFGLGSSQRDCIAHLDYLQTSIYNGGDLVNFVGPVKNINTGETFAGIQEAIDDAQTLAGHTIEVAPGTYLEDVNITKALTLQGAGIDVSTIVGLKTGANLATVRVATAAGVIVDGFTITRDGNNVTDWNTNVKSVGFAVQGMSGNAELRNCKITGNRNGIDLNFTSGNNIHNNIIDFNRTGMIFRNQCPNNTIVENYITNNWTVGVLWLAFSTEDATGTVFFNNKIEGNWYTEIENRSLTGGVKNFSGNWLGSATLTTANTNGSEPGYSLQIPVEYGGTSTPPGGAVSVRGAGISEIDFTPWLGLGTDTDISTGNGIIGFQGDFSELYVDDDYAQLGAVGRIQEGIDLVSGSTVNVMPGTYVLASTVNVNKPNVTIDGAGAGLSIVQVSAAVGYAFNLSTAGVTLRDLEIQKTDLVTNHALIYVAANNLSILNNLIYGPDPGTPWSVNGIVSRAMIGTGGLSGLLIDGNTIHTLRQPGYFSGPTTGTISNNAVSGTRGWVNEGANLTFTNNSWPLPPNQGAEIALLPSLGANGPIWYPDPMALSLANNNAYVDAQFTPTDKGRAVSYVDDSAAPGGFGSSLAPLQTIGAAVSSGVLTTGTVNVAAGNYVDNLVVTKPMTLLGAGSASTFVVPALSAPNPGSGSLPPGASNLVLVQANNVLINGFTFDGNNPALTSGLVVGGADLDARNGIITNHPLGVFNNLMVEYCTVKNIYLRAIYASSGGTFNFHHNVVDNVNGESNSIGMFNFGGGGVFDHNTVSNCNDAIASNWSTGCAFTYNTVTASGSGIHTDNAGSTGGSTADLIENNNISNSPTNGYGIFVFAPYLAPTVNLNTITNVDVALTCAGSNAVAIPVVQFTNNIADGMGKPNSAGIYVTTDIWGYGSGNVSVNFANNSFSNFVEGAYLVAEAGKTALTVLTGNEFMQNALGINNGSGSTYTSQPNIGTSVNATLNLFVNTANATDNKAGNFYDQNCWGDWSGVGTYAVGGTGGNIDANPSNSCGMDMTPNTIVYNCAGNFTFDVNIGEGVTMLDAANIWLEYPAELTVASVTALDGNFFLAYSQVLNSSPGRSTLKVNLGVLVGTTSGPDGLFTVAMNGGTSCVSGDITMTYLDLRDNTNAPIVVPMASPVDFQSNCADPTIVVNSPVTGGFYNTNPVLSLTAGDDCDLSAVYYQIDGCTPGGWLPIATGLAGTAYNNAAWSMTGAEFTALTEASHCIRFKVTDDFGRANSDSCTYTWCFTKDITAPLAPTALVAQPGHNKIQLTWTNSSSADVVGVKIQRVPWTDSPDYGSAPTPTPAPAYPANQGVGTTVLTAAATPSSPANHLDVMGLSNATRDIYYFGAFAYDAAGNYSVAAVPAQARATSYWLGDIGLPFDGNVYFTDLTVFTSTYGLNEGQGGYVNHADFGPTHNNSPKGIPLPDDMVEFEDLAIFAINFNNVAPMAAKNSPTLTGAPIEQTAGLKLVDRLTNDGYYVDLYLSNRSNDAKSLIGEISFDPTQLTYISSTIGNDLASPSLPIFYKPLVGDNKVSISAAVLGQGSAFTGSGVVATLKFQTRSATAPRARLTRAEIRDNENNSVVEQIQIVEQPEPISEVALPTRYTVGQNSPNPFNPETSISYGLPTATKVSIRVYNIMGQLVRTLVDDYQAAGTHEVVWNGTTDSGSKVASGIYFYRFETADFQKTVKMTMLK from the coding sequence ATGTTCGAAAGACGTAAACTTATTATTGGTCTCATGCTCTCGTTTTTGCTCTTGCTCGCAGCTTCGATGCAGGCAGCAACGATCGAGATCAAGACGTTTGGCGATTACGGCTGGCGATCAGACGATACGCGCAACAGCGCGGGTACTGACCTTGTCGGAATCAACTTTACTAATGCCGGAAAGCCGGGGCAGACACCTACAGCAGCAGACGATGCCGCAATAGCGCAACAAATCAAGTTCGCTGGCGGACCGCTTGGTGCGACCTACGGCGGTGTTGTGTCGATGGACGGTACCCTTGGAAACAACGGCAAATCGAACATCAGCACGATTAACACGACTTCGTTCTTCGCCCCAGCATCTGATCTTGTCGGCGGTAGCTTCACAGCGACTTATGGCTGGTACATGCAACCGAATCCGACGGTGCGCACGCTGGCGTTCAAGATTGGCATTCAGTCAATCCATTGGGGAACAGGAGTTGGTCAATCGCAGAACGGTTATACAGCCTTGCGATCAGGCGAGTCTGAATGGGACTTAGTCCTCGTTCATGTTGATGGCGCACCGGTGGCGAATGCTTGGAACACCCCTACCGTTGACCTCAATAACGGACAGTGGTATCTTTATCGTCAAGCCAGCAACGCAAATTGGGTCGGAATTGCGGGCTCTCTTCCTCCCGCTGGCCCAAACACCCTTGCAGGCTGGCAGGCTGACGGCGTCTGGGGACCGATCTTATTCGGGGCAGGCGCAAACATCAGCAGTATCCAGTTCGGGCTGGGCTCCTCGCAACGAGACTGCATTGCTCACCTTGATTATCTCCAAACTTCCATTTACAATGGCGGAGACTTGGTGAATTTCGTCGGGCCAGTCAAGAATATCAATACTGGTGAGACTTTTGCGGGGATTCAGGAAGCGATTGATGATGCTCAGACACTTGCAGGGCATACGATAGAAGTTGCTCCTGGAACTTATCTTGAAGATGTCAACATTACAAAGGCGTTGACGCTCCAAGGCGCAGGTATTGACGTATCAACAATCGTTGGACTCAAGACGGGCGCCAATCTGGCGACAGTGCGAGTCGCGACAGCCGCCGGCGTAATTGTCGATGGATTCACGATCACTCGTGACGGCAATAATGTAACGGACTGGAACACAAACGTCAAGTCTGTCGGCTTTGCCGTTCAAGGAATGTCTGGGAATGCCGAATTGCGCAATTGCAAGATCACCGGCAACCGTAACGGTATCGACCTGAACTTCACCTCCGGCAACAACATTCACAACAACATCATAGACTTCAATCGCACAGGTATGATTTTCCGGAATCAGTGTCCTAACAACACGATAGTCGAGAACTACATCACGAATAACTGGACTGTGGGAGTTCTCTGGTTGGCATTTTCAACTGAGGACGCGACAGGGACAGTCTTCTTCAACAACAAGATCGAAGGCAACTGGTACACTGAGATCGAAAATCGCAGTCTGACTGGTGGAGTCAAGAACTTCTCAGGTAACTGGCTGGGTTCGGCGACCTTAACTACGGCCAATACTAATGGCAGTGAGCCGGGATACAGTCTGCAGATTCCAGTTGAGTATGGTGGTACGTCAACGCCTCCGGGAGGCGCAGTCTCAGTACGAGGTGCTGGAATCTCCGAGATAGACTTCACGCCGTGGCTTGGTCTTGGTACTGATACCGATATCAGCACAGGAAACGGCATCATTGGATTCCAGGGTGATTTCTCTGAGTTGTATGTAGATGACGATTACGCACAATTGGGCGCGGTCGGTCGAATTCAAGAAGGCATAGACTTGGTTTCGGGAAGCACTGTGAATGTGATGCCCGGTACCTATGTGCTTGCGAGCACGGTCAACGTGAACAAGCCAAACGTAACGATTGACGGCGCGGGTGCAGGTCTATCAATTGTGCAGGTATCCGCAGCAGTCGGATACGCTTTCAATCTGTCTACGGCGGGCGTGACATTACGGGATTTGGAAATTCAGAAGACCGACCTGGTGACGAATCACGCTCTGATTTACGTCGCGGCCAATAATCTTTCGATTCTGAATAACCTGATCTACGGTCCCGATCCGGGAACACCCTGGAGCGTGAACGGAATCGTCAGCCGTGCAATGATTGGCACAGGCGGGTTAAGTGGATTGCTGATCGACGGCAATACTATTCACACTCTTCGTCAGCCGGGCTATTTCAGCGGGCCGACGACAGGAACGATTTCCAATAATGCGGTATCTGGTACTCGCGGCTGGGTAAATGAAGGTGCGAATCTGACGTTTACCAACAACAGCTGGCCGCTGCCGCCGAATCAAGGGGCGGAAATCGCACTGCTCCCATCACTTGGCGCCAACGGCCCAATCTGGTATCCGGATCCGATGGCATTGAGTCTTGCGAATAACAACGCATATGTCGATGCGCAGTTTACGCCGACCGATAAGGGCCGTGCGGTATCGTACGTTGACGACTCGGCGGCACCGGGCGGATTCGGAAGCAGTCTTGCGCCGCTTCAGACAATCGGTGCGGCGGTATCGTCAGGTGTCTTGACGACTGGAACTGTCAATGTTGCCGCTGGCAATTATGTAGACAACTTAGTTGTAACCAAACCAATGACTCTGCTTGGTGCAGGTTCGGCTTCGACATTTGTTGTGCCGGCATTGTCGGCACCGAATCCAGGCTCAGGATCATTGCCTCCAGGGGCAAGCAATTTGGTACTTGTCCAGGCGAACAATGTTCTGATTAACGGATTCACTTTTGATGGTAACAATCCAGCTCTAACAAGCGGCTTGGTCGTTGGCGGTGCGGATCTTGATGCCCGCAACGGCATCATTACGAATCACCCGCTTGGCGTGTTTAATAATTTGATGGTCGAGTATTGCACTGTTAAGAATATCTACCTTCGTGCGATATACGCCTCGTCAGGTGGAACATTCAATTTCCATCATAACGTAGTTGACAATGTCAATGGCGAATCTAACTCGATTGGCATGTTCAATTTCGGCGGCGGCGGTGTGTTTGACCACAACACGGTGTCCAATTGCAATGATGCAATCGCGTCAAATTGGTCAACTGGTTGTGCGTTCACATACAATACGGTTACTGCATCCGGCAGCGGCATTCATACCGACAATGCCGGAAGTACTGGCGGCAGTACGGCCGACCTGATCGAGAACAACAACATCTCGAACAGCCCGACCAATGGCTACGGTATATTTGTATTCGCGCCATACCTCGCGCCGACAGTTAATCTCAATACGATTACCAATGTTGACGTTGCACTTACTTGTGCGGGTTCGAATGCCGTGGCGATACCCGTTGTGCAGTTCACGAACAACATTGCTGATGGTATGGGCAAACCCAATAGCGCCGGTATCTATGTGACCACCGATATCTGGGGTTATGGTTCGGGCAACGTATCGGTTAATTTTGCCAACAACTCATTTAGCAACTTTGTTGAGGGAGCATACCTCGTAGCCGAAGCCGGCAAGACGGCATTGACGGTCCTTACTGGTAATGAATTCATGCAGAATGCACTGGGTATCAATAATGGTAGTGGCTCGACTTACACCAGCCAGCCCAATATTGGAACGTCGGTAAATGCGACGCTCAATCTATTCGTCAATACCGCCAATGCCACCGACAACAAGGCAGGCAACTTCTACGATCAGAATTGCTGGGGCGACTGGTCCGGTGTCGGAACATACGCCGTTGGCGGAACTGGCGGAAATATTGACGCCAATCCATCCAACAGCTGCGGTATGGACATGACTCCGAATACCATCGTGTACAATTGCGCAGGCAATTTCACCTTTGATGTCAACATTGGCGAAGGTGTCACGATGCTTGATGCCGCCAATATCTGGCTGGAATACCCGGCAGAATTGACAGTGGCAAGCGTTACTGCGCTGGACGGCAATTTCTTCCTTGCCTACTCGCAAGTGTTGAATTCGTCGCCGGGACGAAGCACACTCAAGGTCAATCTTGGTGTTCTGGTAGGTACGACCAGTGGTCCGGACGGATTGTTCACTGTTGCCATGAACGGAGGCACTTCCTGCGTCAGTGGTGACATTACGATGACCTACCTGGATCTGCGCGACAACACGAATGCACCGATTGTTGTGCCGATGGCGTCGCCAGTCGACTTCCAGTCGAATTGTGCTGATCCGACCATCGTCGTCAATTCGCCGGTAACCGGTGGATTCTATAATACGAATCCAGTCCTCAGTCTGACCGCTGGTGATGACTGCGACCTGAGCGCGGTCTATTATCAGATCGATGGTTGCACTCCGGGCGGCTGGTTGCCGATTGCGACTGGTTTGGCCGGAACAGCTTATAACAATGCGGCTTGGTCGATGACAGGTGCGGAGTTTACTGCACTGACGGAAGCTTCGCATTGTATCCGTTTCAAGGTCACCGACGACTTTGGACGTGCAAACTCTGATTCCTGCACCTATACTTGGTGCTTCACCAAAGACATTACTGCCCCGCTTGCGCCGACCGCTTTGGTCGCCCAGCCTGGACACAACAAGATTCAGTTGACTTGGACCAACTCGAGTTCTGCAGATGTCGTTGGTGTTAAGATTCAGAGAGTCCCGTGGACGGATTCTCCGGATTACGGCAGTGCTCCGACCCCAACACCGGCGCCGGCTTATCCGGCCAATCAAGGTGTCGGCACGACGGTGCTTACAGCCGCCGCAACTCCGAGTTCGCCAGCGAACCATCTCGATGTAATGGGTCTTAGCAATGCGACCCGCGACATCTACTATTTCGGCGCATTTGCTTATGATGCGGCAGGCAACTACTCAGTAGCGGCTGTGCCGGCACAAGCGCGTGCGACCTCATATTGGCTCGGTGATATTGGTCTCCCGTTTGACGGCAATGTGTACTTCACCGACCTGACAGTCTTCACTTCGACCTATGGTTTGAACGAAGGTCAAGGCGGCTATGTAAATCATGCCGACTTTGGACCGACGCATAACAACAGTCCGAAGGGCATTCCGCTTCCGGACGACATGGTCGAGTTCGAAGATCTGGCGATCTTTGCGATCAATTTCAATAACGTAGCTCCGATGGCGGCGAAGAATAGCCCGACGCTGACTGGAGCGCCGATTGAACAGACTGCCGGTTTGAAGCTGGTGGACCGTTTGACGAATGACGGCTACTACGTTGATCTGTACTTGTCGAACCGCTCGAACGACGCGAAGTCGTTGATCGGTGAGATTAGTTTTGATCCGACGCAGTTAACCTATATCTCTTCGACGATTGGTAATGACCTGGCGAGCCCGAGCTTGCCGATCTTCTACAAACCGTTGGTAGGAGACAACAAGGTATCAATTTCGGCGGCAGTGCTGGGACAAGGTTCGGCATTCACCGGTTCAGGTGTGGTTGCTACACTGAAGTTCCAGACACGCTCGGCGACTGCTCCACGTGCGAGACTGACTCGTGCGGAGATCAGAGACAACGAGAACAACTCGGTTGTTGAGCAGATTCAGATTGTCGAGCAGCCGGAACCGATTTCCGAAGTTGCTCTGCCGACGCGTTACACCGTCGGTCAGAACTCACCCAATCCGTTTAATCCGGAAACCTCGATTTCCTATGGTTTGCCGACGGCGACCAAGGTATCGATCCGGGTCTACAACATTATGGGTCAGTTAGTGCGGACGCTGGTTGATGATTATCAGGCTGCGGGCACGCACGAAGTAGTTTGGAATGGCACGACAGATTCAGGCAGCAAGGTAGCCTCGGGTATCTATTTCTATAGATTCGAGACGGCCGACTTCCAGAAGACTGTCAAGATGACCATGTTGAAGTAA